One Actinomycetota bacterium DNA segment encodes these proteins:
- a CDS encoding MetQ/NlpA family ABC transporter substrate-binding protein, whose amino-acid sequence MARRFSVGMVAVIILIVGAAGCTVTKETTVKKVEPVKTVKIRLGVLPVEDALPIFVAEQKGYFKKNNLDVEIVNFESALECDAALQAGQIDGFMGDILGAALLENAGFDVSIVTTVLGATPKEGRFAIVSAPGSGITKLEQLKNVPIGIASNTVIEYMVDESLQAKGLKKDEIKTIEVKKLPVRLQMLLGGQLQAAGLPNLMVVLAEKQGATVVVDDTKGNNLSQTIVLFKTAFVRDNKPGVERFLKSLNESAAAINKNPKSFRSLLVEKAKLPETLAGTYEVSVYPSAALPKKPDVDRLLSWMKDKQLIKSGITYDKISMKVEAR is encoded by the coding sequence ATGGCAAGAAGATTTAGTGTCGGGATGGTCGCGGTGATTATCTTGATCGTAGGGGCCGCGGGCTGCACGGTCACCAAAGAAACCACGGTCAAAAAGGTAGAACCGGTTAAGACGGTTAAGATCAGATTGGGCGTTTTGCCGGTAGAGGACGCGCTGCCGATATTTGTGGCCGAGCAAAAGGGTTACTTTAAGAAAAACAACCTGGATGTTGAGATCGTCAATTTTGAGTCGGCTTTGGAATGCGACGCGGCCTTGCAGGCCGGACAGATCGACGGGTTTATGGGAGACATTCTGGGCGCGGCTCTATTAGAAAACGCCGGTTTCGACGTCTCCATCGTGACCACCGTTCTCGGCGCGACTCCCAAGGAAGGCCGCTTCGCCATAGTGTCCGCTCCCGGGTCCGGAATCACCAAACTGGAACAACTTAAAAACGTTCCGATCGGGATCGCCAGCAATACCGTTATCGAATACATGGTCGACGAATCGCTCCAGGCCAAGGGCTTGAAGAAGGACGAGATCAAGACGATCGAGGTTAAAAAACTGCCGGTGCGGCTGCAAATGCTTTTAGGCGGCCAGCTGCAAGCCGCCGGATTGCCGAACCTGATGGTCGTCCTGGCCGAAAAGCAAGGCGCCACGGTCGTCGTCGACGACACGAAGGGCAACAACCTAAGCCAGACGATCGTGTTGTTTAAGACGGCTTTCGTCAGGGACAACAAACCGGGAGTCGAGAGATTTCTAAAGTCGTTGAATGAATCCGCGGCCGCGATCAATAAGAACCCGAAGTCGTTCCGGAGCTTGCTGGTTGAGAAAGCCAAGCTTCCCGAAACGTTAGCCGGCACCTATGAAGTAAGCGTGTACCCGTCGGCGGCTTTGCCGAAAAAACCCGATGTTGACCGCCTGCTGTCATGGATGAAGGACAAACAGCTTATCAAGAGCGGAATTACATACGACAAGATCTCCATGAAGGTCGAAGCGCGGTAA
- a CDS encoding TetR/AcrR family transcriptional regulator, whose amino-acid sequence MAKPKANRAAILNAALTTFVARGYHDTKVSEIAGHAGVAEGTLYNYFASKEELLLALFDEKWGGMLDDLRRKMSRLDDPNDKLKVMFTTVVNLFRKDRELAEIFLVDVKQSSIFLNNYTVNRVVDFIDMIEEILEEGKRQGIYRKDLDAKVAKMVIFGAAQGILLGWVLKESDAVESRSFAVSLPRAGLGLKNIFKYGLGENR is encoded by the coding sequence ATGGCAAAACCGAAGGCTAATCGCGCCGCGATACTCAACGCCGCTTTAACGACATTTGTTGCCAGAGGGTACCATGACACCAAGGTCAGCGAGATTGCGGGTCATGCGGGCGTGGCCGAGGGGACCCTGTATAACTACTTCGCGAGTAAAGAGGAATTGCTGCTGGCTTTATTCGATGAGAAATGGGGCGGAATGTTAGACGACCTTCGGCGCAAGATGTCGCGTCTCGACGACCCGAACGACAAGCTTAAGGTGATGTTCACCACGGTAGTCAATCTGTTTAGAAAAGACCGCGAGCTGGCGGAGATATTTCTTGTCGACGTCAAGCAAAGCTCGATCTTCCTGAACAATTACACCGTAAACAGAGTCGTGGATTTCATCGATATGATTGAAGAGATTCTGGAGGAGGGGAAGCGCCAAGGGATATACCGCAAAGACCTGGACGCAAAGGTTGCCAAGATGGTTATATTCGGGGCGGCCCAAGGCATTTTGCTAGGCTGGGTTTTGAAAGAATCCGATGCCGTAGAATCAAGGTCGTTTGCGGTCTCTCTTCCAAGAGCCGGGTTGGGCTTAAAAAACATATTCAAATACGGATTAGGAGAAAACCGATGA
- a CDS encoding ABC transporter permease, with amino-acid sequence MWRKAAGYAAAAVALLVLWWLAALALNTPALPLPISVVSQPGLLFNAAMGRHFGVSLYRVASGLLLGTAIGLPLGLILGREHALDRISAPLIFITYPIPKIVFLPILMIVMGLGDGSKITLITIIVFFQILVTARDAARAVPEESILSLRSLGASRWQIYLHSVYPASLPRVFTALRISTGTAIAVLFLTETFATQEGLGYVILSAWSSLDYTRMFAAILALGIMGVLIFESLGFAERKLCPWETK; translated from the coding sequence ATGTGGCGTAAAGCGGCCGGATACGCGGCCGCGGCTGTCGCGCTTCTAGTTTTATGGTGGCTGGCCGCCCTTGCCCTGAATACTCCCGCCCTGCCCCTTCCGATTTCAGTCGTATCCCAACCAGGCCTTTTGTTTAACGCGGCTATGGGACGCCATTTCGGCGTCAGCCTCTATCGGGTCGCGTCAGGCCTTTTACTGGGAACGGCTATAGGGTTGCCGCTCGGGCTGATTCTGGGCCGTGAGCACGCTTTGGACAGGATTAGTGCGCCTCTGATTTTCATAACCTACCCGATTCCGAAAATCGTATTCCTGCCGATCCTGATGATTGTTATGGGATTGGGTGACGGCTCAAAAATTACGCTGATCACGATCATTGTTTTCTTTCAGATACTCGTAACAGCCCGCGACGCGGCCCGGGCTGTTCCCGAAGAATCCATCCTGTCGCTTCGTTCGCTGGGGGCAAGCAGATGGCAGATATACCTTCATTCCGTTTATCCCGCGAGCCTGCCGCGAGTCTTCACCGCTTTGCGCATCAGCACCGGGACCGCCATCGCCGTCCTGTTTCTGACCGAGACCTTCGCTACCCAGGAAGGTTTGGGATACGTAATCCTGAGCGCCTGGAGCAGCCTCGACTATACCCGTATGTTCGCGGCCATACTGGCGCTGGGCATTATGGGGGTCTTAATTTTCGAGTCTTTGGGGTTCGCGGAACGCAAACTTTGCCCCTGGGAGACGAAATGA
- the hisD gene encoding histidinol dehydrogenase gives MEIIEVVGGVKPAEILKLLGRKPLVDESVLPVVREIVEAVRTRGDEAVAEYTEKFDGVKIAPDEFEVTREELDEARSRADMSFMDAVRESAGNIRRFCEASKAGEVRLEDENILVEEWVTPLNSAGLYIPGGRFPYPSTVLMNAVPAKTAGVPEVIMCTPPDEDGEVDSNILAVAAVTAVDRVFRIGGAQAIAAMAYGTATVPKVDKIAGPGNVYVMMAKREVFGEAGIDMLAGPSEVLIIADASADADFVAQDMKAQAEHDPRALSILVTNAQYLAESVRAKVGDGNFKILLVESIDDAVTISDIIAPEHLEILTENADAVARMISNAGAIFIGPWTPAVVGDYIAGPNHTLPTNGTARFASPLSVNDFVKRTSVIRYSKDALKAAAKDVKKLAETEGLKEHAKAIDVRIKKW, from the coding sequence ATGGAAATCATTGAGGTGGTAGGCGGCGTTAAGCCTGCCGAGATACTAAAACTATTAGGTCGAAAACCACTTGTCGACGAGTCGGTGCTGCCGGTCGTTCGCGAGATTGTGGAGGCCGTGCGGACGCGTGGCGACGAGGCCGTGGCCGAGTATACGGAGAAGTTCGACGGCGTCAAGATCGCTCCGGACGAGTTCGAAGTCACCCGAGAAGAGCTTGATGAAGCGAGGAGTCGCGCCGACATGTCGTTTATGGATGCCGTGCGGGAGTCGGCCGGCAACATCCGCCGCTTCTGCGAAGCGTCCAAAGCGGGCGAGGTAAGGCTCGAGGACGAAAATATCCTGGTTGAGGAGTGGGTAACGCCTCTGAACAGCGCCGGCCTATACATTCCGGGAGGCCGTTTTCCGTATCCGTCGACGGTGCTTATGAACGCCGTGCCGGCCAAGACCGCCGGCGTGCCCGAAGTAATCATGTGCACGCCGCCTGACGAGGACGGCGAGGTCGATTCCAATATCCTGGCCGTAGCCGCCGTAACGGCTGTTGACCGAGTATTCCGGATCGGCGGCGCGCAGGCGATCGCCGCCATGGCTTACGGTACGGCGACCGTTCCTAAGGTCGATAAAATCGCTGGCCCCGGCAACGTATACGTGATGATGGCCAAGCGGGAGGTGTTCGGGGAGGCGGGCATCGATATGCTGGCCGGCCCGAGTGAGGTTCTGATTATCGCCGACGCCAGCGCGGACGCGGATTTCGTCGCCCAGGACATGAAGGCCCAAGCAGAGCATGACCCGAGGGCGCTGTCCATCCTGGTGACGAATGCCCAATATCTGGCTGAAAGCGTAAGAGCGAAAGTCGGCGACGGTAATTTCAAGATACTTTTGGTCGAGTCGATTGACGATGCCGTGACCATCAGCGACATCATCGCGCCCGAACACCTGGAGATTCTTACCGAGAACGCCGACGCGGTCGCGCGGATGATTTCCAACGCCGGCGCTATTTTCATAGGACCCTGGACGCCGGCAGTCGTTGGCGATTACATCGCGGGGCCGAACCACACCCTGCCGACCAACGGGACGGCACGTTTCGCCTCGCCCCTAAGCGTCAATGATTTCGTTAAAAGAACCAGCGTGATCAGGTATTCCAAGGACGCGCTGAAAGCCGCGGCGAAGGACGTTAAAAAACTTGCCGAAACGGAAGGCTTGAAAGAACATGCCAAGGCAATAGACGTTAGGATCAAAAAATGGTAA
- a CDS encoding PD-(D/E)XK nuclease family protein produces the protein MFKISYSGISAYQQCPRKYQFIYIDKVPTKPAPALFFGSVMHECLEYLHRPDDEQAEPRTLAHLLDRLDQVWSPPEEFDEPTLEAGGYSRDRAELLLTEYFEKNVGLDEGRSREPARALAVEKYFKAALDGDVVSGLIDRIDKVDGGYEVIDYKTNKKLPPGYHYERDLQLPIYKWAAEEALGYAPIKRVSFFYVVPEINKKVTPHVHYDIEATKQTVRDVIAEVKRDIAAKEKESKDFEVKRNNLCDWCDFKPLCPQFGA, from the coding sequence ATGTTTAAGATTTCCTACTCGGGCATCTCCGCCTACCAGCAGTGTCCCCGGAAATACCAATTCATTTACATTGACAAAGTCCCGACAAAGCCCGCGCCGGCGCTTTTTTTCGGCAGCGTCATGCACGAATGCCTGGAATATCTGCACCGCCCCGATGACGAGCAGGCCGAACCGCGCACCCTGGCTCACCTTCTGGACCGCTTGGATCAAGTATGGTCGCCGCCGGAGGAATTCGACGAGCCGACTTTGGAGGCGGGCGGATATAGCCGGGACCGGGCTGAGTTGCTGCTGACGGAATACTTTGAAAAAAACGTCGGTTTGGACGAGGGACGTAGCCGTGAGCCCGCGCGGGCGCTGGCGGTCGAAAAATATTTCAAGGCCGCGTTGGACGGGGACGTAGTAAGCGGTCTTATCGATCGGATAGACAAGGTTGACGGCGGGTATGAGGTCATCGATTATAAGACCAACAAGAAACTGCCGCCCGGTTATCATTACGAACGCGACCTGCAACTTCCCATCTACAAATGGGCGGCGGAGGAAGCTCTGGGGTATGCCCCCATCAAAAGAGTGTCATTCTTCTATGTCGTGCCTGAAATCAACAAGAAGGTCACGCCGCACGTCCACTACGATATCGAGGCAACTAAGCAGACAGTTCGGGACGTCATCGCCGAAGTGAAACGCGATATCGCCGCGAAAGAGAAGGAAAGCAAAGATTTCGAGGTCAAGCGCAATAACCTCTGCGACTGGTGCGACTTTAAACCCCTCTGCCCGCAGTTCGGAGCATAG
- the hisC gene encoding histidinol-phosphate transaminase, protein MVTLFTGGRKTPPVRDDLQGIKPYAVPVTRAQVELDSNENPWNLPDEVIKDVLDTLAGTDFNRYPDIGVKWLRQNLADGYQLGLENVMAGNGSNEVILDLLLAFGGPGRKAMLFEPTYSMHDVLCRIASTEAVLVPLEKDFSFDVDAAREAFNRNKPDIVFLNSPNNPTGNLIPQSDIEQVCRMGDFLVVVDEAYGEFSGETCLSLIKQYKNLVVVKTFSKAFRLAAARVGYALADEGIITGLDKVKLPYNLNGLSQITAALVWQRKDAVLRKVAEIVDERDRVLMALEEMAGNKPFPSYANFILFRTERDANAVFDGLLGKGVQIRNFSGKPYLENCLRVTIGTPDENSAFLAALKESL, encoded by the coding sequence ATGGTAACGCTGTTCACGGGCGGGAGGAAGACGCCGCCCGTTAGAGACGACCTACAAGGCATTAAGCCGTACGCGGTGCCGGTGACGCGCGCTCAGGTTGAGCTGGACTCCAACGAGAATCCCTGGAATCTGCCGGACGAAGTTATCAAAGACGTCCTGGATACGCTGGCCGGCACTGACTTCAACCGTTATCCGGATATCGGGGTTAAGTGGCTCAGGCAAAACCTGGCTGACGGGTACCAACTCGGGCTGGAAAACGTCATGGCGGGTAACGGCAGCAACGAGGTCATCCTGGACCTTTTATTGGCCTTCGGCGGTCCCGGACGCAAAGCCATGCTGTTCGAGCCGACCTATTCGATGCACGACGTGTTATGCCGGATCGCCTCAACGGAAGCCGTTTTAGTTCCTCTGGAGAAAGACTTCAGCTTTGACGTCGACGCGGCGCGCGAGGCCTTCAACCGGAATAAGCCGGACATTGTCTTTTTAAACAGTCCGAACAATCCGACGGGAAACCTCATTCCTCAAAGCGATATCGAACAAGTCTGCCGGATGGGGGATTTCCTGGTCGTCGTCGACGAAGCCTATGGGGAGTTCTCCGGCGAAACCTGCCTGTCGCTTATCAAACAATACAAGAATCTGGTCGTCGTCAAGACGTTCAGCAAAGCCTTCCGGTTGGCGGCGGCTCGTGTCGGGTACGCGCTGGCCGACGAAGGGATTATCACCGGATTGGACAAGGTGAAGCTGCCTTACAACCTAAACGGGCTGTCGCAAATCACGGCCGCGTTGGTCTGGCAGAGAAAAGACGCCGTCCTGCGGAAGGTCGCTGAGATAGTCGACGAAAGGGATCGAGTGCTGATGGCGCTGGAAGAAATGGCGGGCAACAAGCCGTTTCCGTCTTACGCCAACTTTATCCTGTTTCGGACGGAGCGCGACGCCAACGCGGTATTCGACGGTCTGCTTGGTAAAGGCGTGCAGATAAGGAACTTCAGCGGCAAGCCATATCTTGAGAATTGCCTGCGGGTGACGATCGGGACTCCCGATGAGAACAGCGCGTTTCTGGCGGCCTTAAAGGAATCCCTGTGA
- a CDS encoding 1,4-dihydroxy-2-naphthoate polyprenyltransferase codes for MITGIKNQVRIWYMATRPKTLPAAASGVVIGGALAIKDGLFSFWPWLAAVGVAFLLQIGSNLANDVYDYERGTDTAERKGPTRVTHAGLLTPGAVKRGMLLVLGAAFLLGVYLTFVRGWVVMAIGLAAIAAAVAYTGGPFPLGYHGLGEVFVYVFFGQAAVTGTYFVLTGTTSELSWLMAVPVGLIITALLVVNNLRDINEDRAAGKGTLAVRLGVSFTRAEYLACMGIAYGFPVVLVVAGKLPVSSLAVFLSAPLAYRAARIVLSENVRSLNPALAFTSQTAFVYSIFFAAGILLPK; via the coding sequence ATGATAACCGGGATTAAAAACCAGGTACGGATATGGTACATGGCAACGCGCCCCAAGACGCTACCGGCGGCGGCTTCGGGCGTCGTGATTGGCGGGGCGCTCGCCATAAAAGACGGACTATTCTCCTTCTGGCCCTGGCTGGCCGCGGTCGGAGTCGCGTTTTTGCTGCAGATCGGCAGCAACTTGGCTAACGATGTCTATGACTACGAACGCGGGACCGATACGGCGGAGCGAAAAGGCCCGACGCGAGTCACCCACGCCGGTCTGCTTACCCCGGGCGCAGTCAAACGGGGAATGCTGCTCGTATTGGGCGCGGCGTTCCTCCTGGGCGTGTACCTGACATTTGTTAGGGGATGGGTCGTCATGGCGATCGGGTTGGCGGCCATCGCGGCGGCGGTCGCTTATACAGGTGGCCCTTTTCCTTTAGGTTATCACGGCCTCGGCGAGGTTTTTGTCTACGTCTTCTTCGGGCAAGCCGCGGTCACCGGCACATATTTCGTCTTAACCGGCACTACCTCCGAACTATCCTGGCTGATGGCAGTTCCGGTCGGACTGATAATTACCGCCCTCTTGGTAGTCAATAACCTGCGCGATATCAACGAGGATAGAGCCGCCGGTAAAGGAACGCTCGCCGTCCGGTTGGGCGTCTCCTTTACGCGCGCGGAATACCTTGCCTGTATGGGAATCGCCTATGGCTTTCCGGTCGTCTTGGTTGTCGCGGGAAAGCTGCCTGTCTCGTCCCTCGCCGTGTTCTTATCCGCGCCCTTAGCGTATCGCGCCGCCCGCATTGTACTGTCCGAGAACGTACGGTCGTTGAATCCGGCTCTGGCCTTCACGAGCCAAACAGCGTTTGTGTACAGCATTTTCTTTGCCGCGGGAATTCTACTTCCAAAATAA
- a CDS encoding DNA polymerase III subunit alpha translates to MKEFAHLHVHTEYSLLDGASRISELVNAARDAGSPAIALTDHGVMYGAIEFYRAAKQAGVKPIIGCEVYVTKNRLEKSTGYKEGLNHLILLAKNNQGYRNLMHIVSRSYTEGYYYRPRTDKDLLRTYKEGLVALSSCLKGEIAKAVTDGQTATLKELAAEYQDIFGEGNFFLEVQDHGLPEQKKVNEALVTLAKETGIALVATNDCHYVKKEDAAAQDVLLCIGTGVSIDDPGRLKLPNDEFYLKTPQQMAKLFADIPEAVANSLKIADMCHVEIDFDTDLLPHYEVPDGYDLNSYLEKLCRDGLVERYPVVTPELEARLKMELSVIMEKGFPGYFLIVWDFVHYAKSQGIRVGPGRGSAAGSLVSYLLKITDIDPIKYNLVFERFLNPERVSLPDVDIDFDDSRREEVIDYVTEKYGADHVAQIITFGTLKAKMAVRDAARVLNMPYAQADRLAKLIPDGIDVSIEDAFRASPELRDEYERDESARAVLDTAKAIGGLHRNAGIHAAGVVISPEPLPNYAPLQLMSNGEIVIQYDMDSANKIGLLKMDFLGLRNLTVIDNALKIIKRTRGVEVDIDNPPLDDKKTYALLRKGDGIGVFQLESSGMRSLLREMKPERLEDIIALIALFRPGPLGAGVVKDFVARKQGKQAIEYPHPSLEPILKDTYGIMVYQEQVMRIANVMAGYSLGQAEKLIKSISKKVKDVMAEQKEKFIGGALAKGYDKQVAASVFEKIEFFVGYGFNLSHATCYAYIANQTAYLKANYTSEYMAALLTSVTGNKDKVVMYVNECRRLKIPVLPPDINESYKDFTVVGDSIRFGLSVVRNVGHNVVEAIIKARTESKFKSLEDFCARVDMKAVNKRAVESLIKSGAFDFAGTRRALLANYEAAMDSGAKTQRDRAIGQGSLFGEDTTEGSKAGDKSNGEDIVELNKDVKLGYEKEMLGVYVSDHPLNGLEKQMKNQADATLSQLREMREGEIKWVGGIVAELQKKMTKKGDVMAIMTLEDLESTAEVVVFPNTLEKAGDLIKKDGIVLVRAKIDQNEGRGRFGDEAEGRLKLAAMEIKPLDRREDAERPVTIYLDIGRFSDQLLERLKEILTSHPGVCPVVLKVKGKTSETVLELGQGYKITRANGLFAEIKELLGDKAIQG, encoded by the coding sequence ATGAAAGAGTTTGCCCACCTGCATGTCCACACGGAGTATTCCCTGCTCGACGGGGCTTCCCGTATTTCTGAACTGGTAAACGCGGCCCGCGACGCGGGGTCTCCGGCTATCGCTCTTACAGACCACGGCGTTATGTATGGGGCTATTGAATTCTACCGGGCTGCCAAACAAGCCGGCGTCAAACCGATCATAGGTTGCGAGGTTTACGTCACCAAAAACCGGCTGGAGAAAAGCACCGGCTACAAGGAAGGATTAAACCACCTTATCCTGCTGGCCAAGAATAATCAGGGCTACCGGAATCTGATGCACATCGTGAGCCGGAGCTATACCGAGGGATATTATTACCGGCCGCGGACGGACAAAGACCTTTTAAGGACGTACAAAGAAGGCCTTGTGGCCTTGTCCAGTTGTCTGAAGGGGGAGATTGCGAAGGCTGTTACGGACGGGCAGACCGCTACCCTTAAAGAACTGGCCGCCGAATACCAGGACATCTTTGGCGAGGGTAACTTCTTTCTGGAGGTCCAGGACCATGGCTTGCCGGAGCAGAAAAAGGTTAATGAGGCACTGGTCACGCTCGCTAAAGAGACCGGTATAGCGCTCGTTGCCACCAACGACTGTCATTATGTAAAGAAGGAGGACGCCGCGGCCCAGGACGTCCTTCTGTGCATAGGGACGGGCGTTTCGATTGACGATCCGGGCCGGCTGAAACTGCCGAACGATGAGTTCTATTTAAAAACTCCCCAACAGATGGCCAAGCTGTTCGCAGACATCCCGGAGGCCGTCGCCAACTCATTGAAGATCGCGGACATGTGTCATGTGGAAATCGATTTCGACACCGACCTCTTGCCGCATTATGAGGTGCCTGACGGTTACGACCTCAACTCTTACCTGGAGAAACTTTGCCGGGACGGGTTGGTAGAAAGGTACCCGGTGGTTACTCCGGAACTTGAGGCCCGGCTTAAGATGGAACTGTCGGTAATCATGGAGAAGGGTTTCCCGGGCTACTTTTTAATCGTCTGGGACTTCGTTCACTACGCGAAAAGCCAGGGAATCAGGGTGGGCCCGGGCCGCGGATCAGCCGCCGGCAGCCTGGTGTCATATCTATTGAAGATTACGGACATCGACCCGATTAAGTACAACCTGGTCTTTGAGAGGTTCCTCAATCCCGAAAGGGTGAGCCTGCCCGACGTTGATATCGACTTCGACGATAGCCGCCGGGAAGAGGTAATTGATTACGTTACGGAAAAATACGGGGCCGACCACGTTGCCCAGATCATCACCTTCGGCACCCTGAAAGCAAAAATGGCCGTTCGAGACGCCGCCAGGGTTTTAAACATGCCTTATGCGCAAGCCGACCGCCTGGCTAAGCTGATTCCGGACGGTATCGACGTCTCCATAGAGGACGCGTTTCGCGCGTCGCCGGAACTCCGCGACGAATACGAGCGGGACGAATCGGCCCGGGCGGTCTTGGACACAGCGAAGGCGATCGGGGGCTTGCACCGGAACGCGGGCATCCACGCGGCCGGCGTCGTCATCAGTCCGGAACCCCTGCCGAATTACGCTCCGCTTCAGCTCATGTCCAACGGGGAAATCGTCATCCAGTACGACATGGATTCCGCCAACAAGATCGGCCTGCTGAAGATGGATTTCTTGGGCTTAAGAAACCTGACCGTTATAGACAACGCTTTAAAGATCATTAAAAGGACGCGCGGCGTGGAAGTGGACATAGACAATCCGCCGCTGGACGATAAGAAAACCTACGCGCTGCTGCGTAAGGGCGACGGCATCGGCGTTTTTCAGTTGGAGAGTTCGGGGATGCGTTCGCTCCTGCGGGAAATGAAACCGGAGCGGCTGGAAGACATAATCGCGCTTATCGCGCTGTTCCGGCCGGGCCCGCTGGGCGCCGGCGTCGTTAAGGACTTCGTCGCGCGTAAGCAGGGGAAGCAGGCCATCGAATACCCGCACCCGAGCCTGGAGCCGATCCTGAAGGACACCTACGGCATTATGGTGTACCAGGAACAGGTTATGCGGATCGCCAACGTCATGGCGGGCTATAGCTTAGGCCAGGCTGAGAAGCTCATCAAAAGCATCAGCAAGAAGGTCAAAGACGTCATGGCGGAGCAGAAGGAGAAGTTTATCGGGGGCGCTCTGGCCAAAGGATACGACAAGCAGGTCGCGGCCAGCGTCTTTGAGAAGATCGAGTTCTTCGTCGGCTATGGTTTCAACCTTTCCCACGCGACATGCTACGCCTATATCGCCAACCAGACCGCTTATCTTAAAGCCAACTATACGTCCGAATACATGGCGGCGCTCCTGACCAGCGTCACAGGCAACAAAGACAAGGTCGTCATGTACGTCAACGAGTGCCGGCGTCTGAAAATCCCTGTTTTGCCGCCAGACATTAACGAAAGCTACAAAGACTTCACGGTCGTAGGCGATTCCATCAGGTTCGGCCTAAGCGTTGTCAGGAACGTCGGCCATAATGTGGTGGAGGCCATCATCAAGGCCCGAACCGAGAGTAAATTCAAGTCGCTCGAGGATTTCTGCGCGCGCGTAGACATGAAGGCTGTCAATAAACGGGCTGTTGAAAGCCTGATTAAGAGCGGGGCGTTTGATTTCGCCGGTACGCGCCGGGCGCTGCTGGCCAACTATGAGGCGGCCATGGATAGCGGCGCCAAAACCCAGCGTGACCGGGCGATCGGGCAAGGGTCTCTTTTCGGCGAGGACACGACGGAAGGGTCTAAAGCGGGGGACAAATCGAACGGGGAAGACATTGTTGAGCTCAACAAGGATGTCAAGCTCGGATACGAGAAAGAGATGTTGGGAGTATATGTCAGCGACCACCCGCTGAACGGCCTGGAAAAACAAATGAAGAACCAGGCGGACGCGACGCTTAGCCAGCTTAGGGAGATGCGGGAGGGCGAGATCAAATGGGTCGGCGGTATCGTCGCCGAGCTGCAGAAAAAGATGACTAAGAAAGGCGACGTCATGGCCATTATGACGTTGGAGGATCTGGAATCGACGGCTGAGGTGGTCGTGTTTCCGAACACCCTGGAGAAAGCCGGAGACTTGATCAAGAAAGACGGCATCGTTTTAGTGCGGGCGAAGATCGACCAAAACGAAGGTCGGGGCCGTTTCGGGGACGAAGCCGAGGGCCGGCTCAAGCTGGCGGCGATGGAGATAAAACCTTTGGACAGACGGGAAGACGCCGAGCGTCCGGTTACGATTTACCTGGATATCGGACGCTTCTCCGACCAACTTCTGGAGCGGCTGAAAGAGATTCTGACCTCTCATCCAGGGGTCTGTCCCGTGGTGCTAAAGGTGAAAGGAAAAACGTCCGAAACTGTATTAGAGTTAGGTCAGGGTTACAAAATCACCCGGGCCAACGGTTTGTTTGCCGAAATAAAAGAACTCTTAGGTGACAAGGCGATTCAAGGTTGA
- a CDS encoding ABC transporter ATP-binding protein has protein sequence MDSVSVSDLRVTYKAGEGEVEALAGLSFSVQPGETCAIIGPSGCGKSTLLYCLAGLVKADSGFVEINGTPITGERRQTAVILQDYGLFPWKTVRANTALGLRLRRANRDSANAETEKILKAFGIWDYRNHYPSQISGGQRQRVAIARALTLRPTLLLMDEPFSSLDALTREDLQNVFLDVWRRDRLTTFFVTHSIEEAAFLGHKIMVLSNRPASIVSVIDNPRMGDPDYRDSQAFLETCSGLRKLLTRAHHNVA, from the coding sequence ATGGATTCGGTCAGCGTATCCGACCTGCGCGTTACTTATAAGGCCGGCGAGGGCGAGGTTGAAGCCCTGGCCGGCCTTTCCTTTTCCGTCCAGCCTGGCGAAACGTGCGCCATAATCGGCCCGTCGGGCTGCGGCAAAAGCACCCTCTTGTATTGCCTGGCCGGTCTGGTCAAAGCGGATTCTGGTTTCGTTGAGATAAACGGGACGCCGATTACCGGAGAACGGCGCCAGACCGCCGTTATTCTGCAAGACTACGGCCTTTTCCCCTGGAAAACGGTTCGCGCGAACACCGCCCTGGGGCTGCGCCTGAGGCGGGCAAACCGTGATTCCGCCAACGCGGAAACAGAGAAAATCCTTAAGGCGTTCGGCATCTGGGACTATCGAAACCATTATCCGTCGCAAATCAGCGGAGGCCAACGGCAGAGGGTCGCCATCGCCCGGGCGCTTACTCTTAGGCCGACGCTGCTCCTTATGGACGAGCCGTTCAGCTCGCTTGACGCGCTGACGCGCGAAGACCTGCAGAACGTCTTTCTCGACGTCTGGCGGCGAGACCGCCTGACCACCTTTTTTGTCACTCACAGCATTGAGGAAGCGGCGTTTCTCGGCCACAAGATCATGGTCCTGTCCAATCGGCCCGCCTCAATAGTCAGCGTCATCGATAATCCGCGAATGGGCGACCCGGATTACCGCGACAGCCAGGCTTTCCTTGAGACCTGTTCCGGCCTTAGGAAGCTTCTGACGCGGGCGCATCACAATGTGGCGTAA